The sequence below is a genomic window from Haloferax mediterranei ATCC 33500.
GTCGGCGCGAAAGCGACCATCCTTCCGGGCGTCCGCATCGGCGAGGGCGCACAGGTCGCGGCGAACTCGCTCGTCACGCGGGACGTGCCAGCGGGAGAGACTGTTGCCGGGGTCCCCGCGCGACCGATGTCCGACGGACTATCTGACGACGACTGAACGACCGCCGAGGGTGCGAGTCAGTCGATAGCTGTCGGTTCCTGAAGTCGGATACAGAATACGGCGCCTTCGTCATCGTTGTCTTCGACCCAAATGGTGCCGTTGTACGACGAGATGACGTTGTCGGCGAAAAAGAGGCTGATACCCGTCCCGTGATGGAGTTGGTCGTACTCCTCACGACCGAAGATAAGGTCACGCTGTTCTTCTGGGACCCCCGGCCCGTTGTCTGCGATACGGACGATGACGTGGCCACCGTCGCGCTTGACCGAAATTTCGACTTGTGGCGTCTCTTTGTCGTTGTGCGTGACTGCATTTTCGAGGACGCACTCGATTGCTTCCCCGAGGAGGTCGTCGGCGATGACCTCGACCTGGGGGAACGGTCCGAATTCGAACTCGGCGTCCGGAAATTCGATCATGGTGTCGACGATTTTGTTGTTCAACACTACGTCGAGTTTGACCGGGTGATTAGACACGTCGTGAGACCGTTCTAAGTGCTCGCGGAGGTCGCGCGCCCGTTCTGACTTGTGGACGATGTCGAGGACTTTCTCTTGGACGAGTTCGAGTTCTTCGAGCGCCTTCTCGTCGTCGAGTCGGCTGGCGACCTGTTGGGTGTAACCGTAGATGACATTGAGTTCGTTCCGGAGGTCGTGTCGGAGCAGGCGGTTCAGCACCTCGGAGGCGTTCTCGTAATGTCGTTGTTTTGTCGTGTCTACGAAGAACGCGAGGATACCTTCAACGTCGCCGCTGACGACCATGGGCGTCGCAAAGCCCTGTCCGTAGACGACCTGCTGGTCTTTCCGTCGTGCCATGAACTCGCCGGACCACGTCTCACCGGAAATCATCTGCTCGACGATTTCGTAGTACACCTCCTCGTCGGCAGCGATGAGTCCGACGGATTCACCGATGATATCGTCGAACTCGTAGCCGAGGAAGTCGAGACCGGCGTCATTGATATCCCGGAAAGCGAAGTTCGTGTCTGCAATCAACATGGGGATGTCCGCGCTTCGGAAAGCCTCACGGTACAGTTCCGGGTCGGTATCCTCCATGTTAGCTCTGGAGAGACGATTCGACCACCAATACTTATTTTCGGCGGTCGTGGTATCGCCGAAATCATATCAACTAGTTCTCAGATCAAATAACCGATGGTAGTACTGGGCGACGATATCGAGAGTCGAAGTGACATCTCGTTCGGGGCCCTCTCGAACCCACCCGTCGTGGCGACTTACTCCGGCGACGAAGTACCGAGCGAGGTTATCGATGGTTTCGTCGTCCGCCTCCGGGACCATGCGTGCGACCTTGATTCGGTGTGCTCGCCGAGCAATCGTTTGCCAGTTGTCGCGCCGTTGGCCGTGAAGCCGCCAGAATCGAGTGTGAAGGACAGCGTACTCCGAGTCCATCTCGAGTTCGTCGCAAACCACTTCGAGGAGGTCCTGAACGTCGCTCCAGCGTGGGTCGTCGTTGATGGAGACTATCTCGGGGATTTCCGCGGGGGAAGAGACGAACACGTCGTCCGAGACATCGTGTTCGAGACACTCGTCGAACGCTGCTCGGTTTTCGATTTCGTCCTGAAGAAACAGTGCACGCATGAATAACTCGCCAGCGTATGCAGCACGAGACGCAGGAACGTCCGGAAATTCAGCTTCAAACGCCGACGACATATAGTCTACTGCGTGTGCAGCAGCGGACTGCGCAGCGTCGAAATCGCAGTCGGTGAGGTGCGTCTCCCGCATATCTTGAAAGTAGAACCCCCTGAGAAGAGTTTCAGCTACCTCAACAGCACGTGGAGAGGGAGATGCAATATTTAGGGGAGGGAGATTCTGCGTCATCGTATTCAGGAAGTCCGATATGAGACAATCTGCGGACCACTTCTAAACTGTTATGGTAAACGTATGACAAAATTAGAATCGGCCGAGTTACATATCTGGGTTTGGTTATCTAACCCTTCCGACACCATCCTCGAACACGCGAGCGTTGGGGATGATGAACACCTCATCTTCGGATTCGACGTGAGTGACGAACATATCGAATTCCTGAACGACACCGCGAATCTGGCCGACGACAATCTCGTCGCCGATGCTGTACGGTTGGGTGAAAAGCAGATACGTCCCAGCGGCACCGGACCTGAGGAGGTCACGAAACGCGACAGCGCTGAGAACGATGAGAGCCAGCATATACGATGCGAGGAGGACGATAAGCGCGAGCGTAGCGACACCGATCTGTGAGAGTGCGACAAGCGACGCGAGGAAGAAGATCGTGTACTTCGCGAGCGACGGGATGATGTTAACCTGTGGAAGCTTTACTCCCCGAAACCGTTCGGTGACGAGGAGTTCGACTTTGTCGCCGATGACGACACCGACGATGAGCACTAAGATAGCGACGAACAACTGCGGGAGGATGCCTGCGGTGACGAGCCAGAAACGGTCGGCATAATTGACACCGGCAAAAGAAAGCGCGGCGAGAAGTGAGGCACCGAGGACGAAATATCGGGTGAGCCACGAGATGATTTCGACTGTCGAAGTCTCGAAGTCCCGAGCGGTCCGTTCGAAGGCAGTTCCTTCGATGGCGTCCGGAACGCCGATTCGAACGAGGAGTCGCTGGACAAGCGTCCCCGCCGTATAGGCGAGAATCAACCCGAAGACCAAGATGATGAGGACGCCCACGAATCGAAGCCCCACGGCCTGGATGAGTTGGTCGACGATACCGTTGTCTGACTGAATAGGGACCGACATCTGTGTGTAAAGGACCGACGACTCGGCGGGAAGCGTCGAGGCGGACCCGTTCATCTCAGTAGGCCTCCGGGTCGATTTCGAGAATCATTTTGCCACCCTTAAACGCGCGAACGAGACCGTCAGACTCCGAGAGGACGATTGCTGTGGCGTTGGTATCGCGGGTGATGGCACCACCGGCCATGTGGCGTGCGCCGAGGCCTTTCGGGATGTCGACGCCCTCCGCCGAGGGTTCGAGGTAGCGGTACGCGGAGACGATTTTCCCCGAGTCAGAGATGACGAACGCGCCGTCAAGCCGCGAGAACTCCTTGAGCATCACGTTCACAATCGGGTCGCCGACGTAGACGTGGGATTTCTCGAACGGGTTGTACGAGAGCGGACGGGACTTGTTCATCACCTTGCCCGCGTCGCCGACGACAAACAGTGCGCCGACGGGTTCACCCTTCTGTCCCTTCTTGCCCAGTTCGATGGCGACTTCGAACACGTCGCGGATGACGCCGGGGTCGGCCCGTGAATTCGCGAAGAGGTCGTAGATGCCCGAACGCATGTTCTCTTCGACGCGAACTCTGACAATTGAGTCCGGGTCGCCGTCGAAGATGCCAACGTTACAGGCGATAGTGTCACCTGCCTCGACGATACTCTGTTCCATCGCACCTTCGACACCGAAGCGAATGCGGTCTTTGACGTTCTGGAACTGAAGCGGGAGTTCCACGAACGTCTCGGCTTCGAGCGTGTTCTCAGGAGCGATGACGACCGTCGGGACATCAGCCTCGTCGAACCGCTCGTAGTGCGAGTGGCTCGGCGTGAAGAGGAATAGCCCGTCGACATCTGCCACGAGGTCACCCAATAATTCGGATAGCGCCGCCATTGGTGGAGACACACGCTGAGTGAGAAAAAGGGTTGTGTCGTGTCTGACGTGTGGCGTGCAGTTCATTACGATAATCAGACACGTAATCTGTCCTTTTAGATAGACGTGGGCCAAAAATTACGAATTCGGGCTTATCACCGATTTCTGGAATTTATAATTTTAAGTGACACGAACCAGTGGTCCGCCCGGGTATCCCATTTTATTGATTGAGAATCGGTGCTCGGAGCGCCGTCACTTCGTCGAGAATGGTTTCTCTGTTCGATTCGTCGACCCCGTTGGCACGAAGCGCAGATTCGAGGTGCTTCGCGATGGCGTCGAAGTCCTCACCAGAGAGGTTGAGGTGTTCGTGCGCTTCACGCATATCTCGACCGTCGTACTCGACGGGACCGCCGGCGACCGCACTGATGAACTGGACCTGATGGGCGTGCTGTTTCGCCATGTCCATATCGTCGAAATAGTGCGCAACCGTGTCGTCGGCGAGGACGCGGTCGTAAAAGTCTGATACGACTGCTTCGACGGCCTCTCGGCCACCGATTTCGCTGTAGATAGACTGCGTTTGCATCCATCCGCGAGTTGGTCATGTGAATAGTAAGTTTAGCCCCGAACAAATTCGGGCTTGTTTTAAGTAATGACGGGGAGGGGAGTTTAAACGCGAATTGTTACCATGCCTCTATTTTTGGGGTACTTGGCAGTGACTGGGGGAGGGTGGAGTCGGGCAGAAAGTTGAAACACGGAGAGCAAGCGGTCGAGCGAGTCACCCGAGACCTCGAACGTTCGCCGCGGCTGTTTCGGGCTACTCGGCCCACAGCCCACTAGTCGTTGGCAACGGTACATCGCTTGGCGGCATCAGCGTCGGCCGGTGTGACAAGGAGAAGCAGGAAACCACCGTACCTATGTCGAAGACCCCCGCTTGACGACCACAGCGGTCCGGCACAACGCCTCATCGACAACCCCACAAGATAGATAGTTCCATCGACGGAGCTTCCACTATGTCCCGTAACACGATTGTTTCGTGGTAGACCTTTGCCCTCTTCATCCTCATTCCACCGCTGGCCATCGCTGCAATCGTCCTCTTTCCCCTCACGCTACTTGTCGTGTTCTGGCTCTATTACCGAGGGAAACACAGGGCAGTGCGTGCAAGACACGGTGAATAGCAATGCGCGAGACAGGGTTCGAACCGGACCGAGATTCGCTTTGCTCGTCTCGTAGGGTTCGAACCCCTCGTTACGATTTTCGTCCTCGCTGTCGCTCACGGCTTCGCCGTTCGCGGGTGCTCGGACAGAAAATGCGCGGGACAGGGTTCGAACCTGCGAAGGTCTACACCACAGCGTCCTAAGCGCTGCGCCTTTGGCCACTTGGCTACCCGCGCTCGATAGGGTAACGCACCCTTCACCCGCACATTTCCCGCAACATCATATAAACGTCACGAGGAACATCGACCGGTTCCGCCGCGGAGATTATGTGCCGGGAGTGAGAACGACAGTCATGTACAGCGCCCGAGACCAACGAGACAACGAAGAGTGGTTGGCGAGCATCGACGCCGCCGCCGACAGTCTCGAACTCGGAAGCGAGGCCCGCTCGTACGCCTCGGATATGTTTCTCACGCAGCTCCCGGACGAAGACCGCTCCAAAAAGGCCGTCGCAGCAGCGAGTCTCTACGCTGGCGCGCTTATCGCGGGCGAAGAACGCTCGCAGACCGCCGTCGCGGAGACGATGGACGTATCGCGGCTCAGCATCCAACAGCGGTGGAAAGACCTGCTCCGCGAGGCCGGATTCCGCCCGCCGAGTTGGTGAACGTCGACCGTCACTCAGCGGACTCCCCTGTCGGCCCGTACCGACGGGTCAACGCGGCGTAAGTTGCCGCGATAGCGACGATACCGGCGACGATACCCGCCGGAATACCGACGAAAAGAGAGAAGAAAATCCACCGAGCGACGACCTCGGTGACGGCGATACCGACGAGAAACGCGGTGGTGGTGCCAACGACGAAGCTCGCGAACAGCGGATGACGCATAGACGACACTACATCCGAGAACCAGAAAACTATTCGTCGCCTGTCGGCGGCTTCCGACCGCGACCGTCCCGCTTCGGCGTGAGGTTTCCGTGACGGTCAATCTCGCCCATGACGATGCGAGTCGACGAAATCCTGTCGCCGTCTTCGGCCGGAACGTGCTCGACAACCTCGATTTGGAGGGGCTTCAGTCCCTTTTCCTCGCGGATCTGGTTAACCCGCTCGCCACCCGTCTTCGTCTCGGGTGAGACGATGAGCGCGTCGAATCCCGGTTCGGTTGCGATGCCGGTCGGTTCTTCCAGTGTACGGACCTCGAACTCGCGGTCGTACTCGTCGGCCAACGGTCGAAGCTCTGTTTCGAGGCTGGTTTTTCGTGTCTCGAACGGACGAACGTAGCGGTCGACGTGACGGGTCTGTGGCGCGAGTTCGTCGCTCGTAAGTCCGACCGTGACATCGCCCAATTCGAATGCTCGCTCGAATAGTGCGAGATGTCCATCGTGGACAGGGTCGAACGTCCCGCCCAGCGCGACGTGCATACTCTCGGGGTGGGTGCCCCACGACTTAAGCGGGTCGGGTTAGCGGAGCGACAATCGTCGAACGAACGAGTGACTGCAGGTCGGTTCTCACTCCTCTCGGACAGTGATAGTGACCGGCTCGGTCTCGTCCGAACCGTCGGTGCCGAGGTGTCGGTCGAGATTGAACACGGCGTTCAACTGTTCTTGGACCTGTCCGGAGACGCCCTTGACGAGGTCGCTCGGCGCGATGGCGACGTACTCGTAAGGGTTGTTGCCCGCGCCGGAACTCTTTCGCTTGCGACGCTCGACAGTCTCGTCTTCAGTGAGTTCGGCGAGGGCCTCGCGTACGGTACTCGGGTAGAGACCGGTTCCCGCCGCGACCTCTTCGCTCGTCGAGTGAGGGTGCTGACGGAGATACACGTAGATACGCGCTCGTGTCTCGGTGTCGAGAATCCACGCGAGCAGATCAACCAGTCCATCATCGAACTCGGAGATTGCACAGTCCGCAGGTCCCGTATGTTCTTCCGCTGTCGAATCCGCACTCCCCTTGGTAGTCTGATCCGCAGTCATTTGTTCTACGGAGAAGGTCAAAACTCAGGTCCTAAAAAATGTTTCCTGTCGGGCGCGATAGTCCGGGGAGACAGCCCCGAAAATCGGCGTATCAGTCGAGTGTGAGGTACTCACAGAGCGCGTCGGTTCCGGATTCATCGTGGATACGTCGCTGGATATTCGCTCCCGATTCGGCAGCGAAGAGGGAGCGAAGGCCGTTTATATCAAGCCGGTCGGACTCCGTCTCGACAAACGATTCGAGGCTGACAACGCCCTCGGAGTTAGGGGTGATAAAGCTCGCATCTCGGCCGTGGCGGGTTGCTCTCCACTTGTTCTCGTCGAGTATCTCCCGTCGAACGTCTGTCCTCGATTCTCCCGACTCGTACCGGTCGGCGAGGTTCAAAACGAGTGTGTAGACGTACTCGACGAAGTCGACCACTCGGTCGGGGTCGGTCTGAGCGTCCGGGGTTCGAATCTCGACCGTTCCGTGGCCCGTGTGAGGGCGCACGTCGTACCAGAGTTCTCCACGGTCGTCTATCGACCCGTGTTCGACCATCCGGCGTTCGAACTGCTGGTAGTCGTCAAAATCGTCGAAGGCGGTCGGCATCCCGGTGTTCGGAAGGTTCTCGAAAATTTTGGCGCGCGCAGATGCGAGTCCCGTATCGAAGCCGTTCCAGAACGGAGAGTTAGCAGAAAGCGCAAGCAGCGGTGCGAGATACCACCGGAGTTCGTTCGCAATCCAGACGGCTTTGTCCGCATCGTCGATGCCGACGTGGACGTGAAGCCCGGCGGTCGTGTTTCGGTGCTGTGGATACTGAATTCGGTCGAGTTGCGCCTGATACCGGGGTTTTGTCGCGTGGTCGAGTTCGCGCCACTTCGCCACGGGATGAAGCCCGGCCGCAGCGATGCGGTACCCGTGGTTCGACGCGTGGTCGACGAGCGCCTCACGAACCGATGTAACGGCGTCAGCAACCTCAGAAAGGTCCTCGATAAGAGGCGTCTGTGTCTCGATAGTGAACTCGAACAGTTCGTGGTCGAGTCGCCCTGAGAGCAGTTCCGGGGGTTCCGGTCCGTAAACCAAGTCGTCGATGCCAGACGTGGGACGACCGTCGGCATCGACGATGTAGAACTCCTCTTCGACGCCGAGCGTACCCATCCGGTCGAAGGCATCCGCCGACCCTAGTTCCATCGCAACGCCGTTAGACGCCCCGAATTAAAAACATCGTGGACCCCGGCGAACGCGTCAGACGATTATGACCTGCAAATAGCGGGCTTAAACACCACCTAACCGGTCTCGCTCGGGAATGGCTGGAATATGAGTTCCCTCACTCCGGCCGTGCAACGATACCGAGGTGGTCCGCGTGGAATCGGTCGAGGCGCCCGGTTTCGAGGATTTCGTAGGCTGATTCGAGTTCGTCGAGGACGTCGTCGAACACGTCGTCGGGGTCGGCGGTCACGTCTTCACTCCGGGCTTTGACGGCCATCAAGAGCCGCCCGTCGTCAGCGAGGAACTGACGGTTGCGGACGGCGACGGTGGCCTGTCCGCGGGTCGCCACGTCCATGACGAGGCAATCGATGCCGGATTCGACGACGTGTGCGTAGGATTCCGGGTCGCGCGCGTCCTTGAGAAGCGGGAAGAGATTGTCCCGGTCTTCGGCGACGCCGACGAGGTCGCGAACCGGACGAGGCGCGAACTCGACTGCGTACGTCGGCCCGGCGAAGTCGGCGACGTGCGAAACCGTCGTCCCCGACGCGGCACCGAGATAGAGCACCGTCTCACCGCCGACGAGACCCGTGTCCATGTCGAGTTCGAGCATCGCGCCGAGTTTCGACCGACCGGCGTCCCACGCGCGCCAACCGTCGGAATCGACCGGCTCGCCGTAAACCGGTTCGCCCCGCGTCGAGAGTCGTTCACGGCCGTCGAAGGTCCGGCGCTCGACGCCAGCCGGAAGCTCCTCAGCTTGCTCGTCGCTCATTGGTCATCCTCCTCGTCGCGGGCGCGAATCGTCGCCATGCGCTCGGCGAGTTCGTCGTGAATCTCTGGACGATAATCCCCTGAGTAGTGGTCGATACGGGCCGCAATGGAGAGTTTTCCGGCGAACGCGCGGGCGGCCGACCCGCGGTCCTGTGGGCGCGTCCCGTGGACGTACTCGTGGGTGAAGATGACGCCGTGTTTGGGCGATGTAGCTCGGCCCTTCAGGTGTGCAAACAGTGCGTCTTCGGCACCGAGCACCTGCACGGTGCCGCTGGGCGCTTTGGCGAGGCTGTCGAGGCCGCCAGCCAGCGAGATGAGACGCGCCGCGAGAACTGGACCGGCCATCTCGGCGAGGTTCGGTGCGGTCGTGGGTGCACGTTCTTCGATGAACGTACGGAGTTGGTCACGTTCGTCGAGGAGGTCGACGGCGCGGGTCGCATAGGAGACAACGCGCTCTTCGGCCGCCGTCGATGGGTCGCGCTCGGCGATGTCGCGGACGCCGTCGAGGCCGCGCGGGACATTTTCGTAGAGCGTTCCCGCCCATTCGACGACGCGTTCGGCGAGTTCGTTGGCAGTTCGTTCAGCGTCGTCCATCGCGCGCACCGCGTGGGCGAGTTGCACGTCGTCGGCGCGCTCGCGCTCGGCCACTGCGTCGCGGGCGGCAGCGAGCGTCGCCGAACGGAGTTTGGCGTAGTAGTCGGTCTCGTCGGCAGCGAACCCGTCTTCGACGGCCTCAGCGGGCCATTCCTCGGGGGAATCGGTGCGCCCCTCTCGGATGCGCTGTGCCCCCGATTCGGGGTTGTCAGGGTTCGCGCCGGCGAACCATGCGTCTGTCATACTGGCGGATTGCGCCCCATCCGGGTAAAAGGACACGGACCCACGAGCAGTGGTATACCCCACGTACCGTGGTAAGTTTTAACACACCGTGTTGCGTACGAATGGTCGATGGAACGGGCATCGTACGTCTGTCGTGAGTGTCAAACGACCGTGAGCGCCGCATCGTACCGTGCAACCTGCCCACAGTGCAGCGGCGAACTTCGACCCGCGTCGGTGACTGGTCACCGGCAGGCCGGAGATTGAACGGGACACACGGGTCGTCCGACCCGAGCGTCATTCGCTCGATTGCAGTGACGACAGACGACCTCGTGACCGCCCTCGAAGCGAACCGGCGAGGAAGTCAACCCGTCGTCCTCCGCGTAACACCGCCCTTCTATGGGCGGATGCGAGCGCGTATCCACCTCACCGGCGGTGAGTCCTCAGACTACGGTGACCCGTCACCACTCCACCTCGACCCGCACGTGTTCGTGGCGGACAGCGCTCCGTCCTATCCGGAAGTCGATGAGACCCGACCAGACCCTTACGAGATTGACGAACACCACGAGCGCCACACTGAAGCCGTACAGGAGTGGCGTACGTCGATTCGGGAGCATCTCCGCGACTCGGTCGACATTCCGACCGAGGATGGTCCGCACGAAGTCGAGGTGAAGTATCTCGGATGAGTCGCGAGCGTAACGCAGGTAATTCTCGCCTGAGACAATCGCTGGGAGCGAACCATTTTTTCAGCGTCGCATACACCTAGCGACATGAGCACCGACGAGTACCGTCGCGGCAGGGCGGTCGAACGCGAGCGCCAAGGGAAACAGCGACCGGTTCGCGGCCGGTACCGAGGCGTATTGCCTATTATTTACGCTATTGGACTCGTCATATTCACCGTCGTCTCGCTTTACATCGGCCCGGAACCGGCGTTCGCCGTCTATCTCGTCACCCACGTGTTCTACGCGGGTCTCGTCCGCGCCGATATCAACTCGCTCCGCGGACAGGGTATCGAATGGGGGCTTTCGCGCCATCTCTGGTTCGGCGCGGCGTTCGCCCTGCCGTTCGTCGCCCCCGCGTACTACCTCTACAGTAGACGCGTCATCCGCCGCGAAAACGAGTCGCGGGAACTGGTTGCGTAATCAGCGACCGTAACAGGGCCAGCAACCGACCAACAACTGACAATGGGCTGTCTCCTGTGTAGCCACCGAACTTATACCCGGTGAGCGGAAACTCCGGAACAATGACTTCCAGACGTACGGTTGCGACCCTCGCTCTCGCAGCGCTCATTGTCATGAGTGGCTGTATCGGGTTCTTGACGGGCGAAGAGTCGCTCACGTTTGAATCCGAACCGGCCGCGACCGATTCGACAGTCGCATCGAATACCGGGTATTCGACGAACGGGACGCAGACGTTCCAGGTGAATCGCACGCTGAGCGTCGCCGGTGCAGAGCGTCAGGTCGCCGCCAGTAACCACATGACGACGTACGAGAAGTCCATCGACCTCGGCTTCTTCGGCGAGGCCAAACTCGGCATGTTTAGCGTCATCTCTACGCCTGCCGTGGAAGTCGCTGGCAAGGCACGGAACCCAATCGGCGACTACTCTAACGACCAACTGGTCGGACTCGTCGACAGCCAGTATCAGGGACTCAAGGATGTCGAACAGGTGAGTTCCCGGGATGTACAGATGCTCGGTGAGCAGGCCAACGTAACCAAGTACAGCGCCACCGCGAAATTCGGTGGGCAAGACGTCGATGTGTACGTCCACGTGACTAAGGTCCGCCACAATGAGGACTTCATCGTGGCAATCGGCATGTATCCACAGCAACTCGACGGCGAGGAGAAGAATATCCTCGAACTGATTCGCGCTGTCGAACACCCGTCCGAAGCATAAACTCAGACAAGCCTTTTTCTCGTTGACGCGGGTCGGTACACTATGACTCGCGTGCGGACCGCAGGTATCGGCGTTACAGTACTCGGCGTGGTCGGCTACGGTGTGGGAACGTTCTTCGCGTATCCAGGTCGCGCATTCTCTGTGACAGCCATGATGGTCGGAATCACACTGTGGGCTATCGGAGGAGACGCATGATTTCGGCACTCGTCTACGATGACGGTGGGGTGACGAACTACGAT
It includes:
- a CDS encoding ATP-binding protein; translation: MEDTDPELYREAFRSADIPMLIADTNFAFRDINDAGLDFLGYEFDDIIGESVGLIAADEEVYYEIVEQMISGETWSGEFMARRKDQQVVYGQGFATPMVVSGDVEGILAFFVDTTKQRHYENASEVLNRLLRHDLRNELNVIYGYTQQVASRLDDEKALEELELVQEKVLDIVHKSERARDLREHLERSHDVSNHPVKLDVVLNNKIVDTMIEFPDAEFEFGPFPQVEVIADDLLGEAIECVLENAVTHNDKETPQVEISVKRDGGHVIVRIADNGPGVPEEQRDLIFGREEYDQLHHGTGISLFFADNVISSYNGTIWVEDNDDEGAVFCIRLQEPTAID
- a CDS encoding mechanosensitive ion channel domain-containing protein; its protein translation is MSVPIQSDNGIVDQLIQAVGLRFVGVLIILVFGLILAYTAGTLVQRLLVRIGVPDAIEGTAFERTARDFETSTVEIISWLTRYFVLGASLLAALSFAGVNYADRFWLVTAGILPQLFVAILVLIVGVVIGDKVELLVTERFRGVKLPQVNIIPSLAKYTIFFLASLVALSQIGVATLALIVLLASYMLALIVLSAVAFRDLLRSGAAGTYLLFTQPYSIGDEIVVGQIRGVVQEFDMFVTHVESEDEVFIIPNARVFEDGVGRVR
- the dacZ gene encoding diadenylate cyclase — protein: MAALSELLGDLVADVDGLFLFTPSHSHYERFDEADVPTVVIAPENTLEAETFVELPLQFQNVKDRIRFGVEGAMEQSIVEAGDTIACNVGIFDGDPDSIVRVRVEENMRSGIYDLFANSRADPGVIRDVFEVAIELGKKGQKGEPVGALFVVGDAGKVMNKSRPLSYNPFEKSHVYVGDPIVNVMLKEFSRLDGAFVISDSGKIVSAYRYLEPSAEGVDIPKGLGARHMAGGAITRDTNATAIVLSESDGLVRAFKGGKMILEIDPEAY
- a CDS encoding group I truncated hemoglobin encodes the protein MQTQSIYSEIGGREAVEAVVSDFYDRVLADDTVAHYFDDMDMAKQHAHQVQFISAVAGGPVEYDGRDMREAHEHLNLSGEDFDAIAKHLESALRANGVDESNRETILDEVTALRAPILNQ
- a CDS encoding transcription initiation factor IIB family protein; amino-acid sequence: MYSARDQRDNEEWLASIDAAADSLELGSEARSYASDMFLTQLPDEDRSKKAVAAASLYAGALIAGEERSQTAVAETMDVSRLSIQQRWKDLLREAGFRPPSW
- a CDS encoding phosphopantetheine adenylyltransferase, with translation MHVALGGTFDPVHDGHLALFERAFELGDVTVGLTSDELAPQTRHVDRYVRPFETRKTSLETELRPLADEYDREFEVRTLEEPTGIATEPGFDALIVSPETKTGGERVNQIREEKGLKPLQIEVVEHVPAEDGDRISSTRIVMGEIDRHGNLTPKRDGRGRKPPTGDE
- a CDS encoding winged helix-turn-helix domain-containing protein, with product MTADQTTKGSADSTAEEHTGPADCAISEFDDGLVDLLAWILDTETRARIYVYLRQHPHSTSEEVAAGTGLYPSTVREALAELTEDETVERRKRKSSGAGNNPYEYVAIAPSDLVKGVSGQVQEQLNAVFNLDRHLGTDGSDETEPVTITVREE
- a CDS encoding glutamate--cysteine ligase, producing the protein MELGSADAFDRMGTLGVEEEFYIVDADGRPTSGIDDLVYGPEPPELLSGRLDHELFEFTIETQTPLIEDLSEVADAVTSVREALVDHASNHGYRIAAAGLHPVAKWRELDHATKPRYQAQLDRIQYPQHRNTTAGLHVHVGIDDADKAVWIANELRWYLAPLLALSANSPFWNGFDTGLASARAKIFENLPNTGMPTAFDDFDDYQQFERRMVEHGSIDDRGELWYDVRPHTGHGTVEIRTPDAQTDPDRVVDFVEYVYTLVLNLADRYESGESRTDVRREILDENKWRATRHGRDASFITPNSEGVVSLESFVETESDRLDINGLRSLFAAESGANIQRRIHDESGTDALCEYLTLD
- a CDS encoding fibrillarin-like rRNA/tRNA 2'-O-methyltransferase translates to MSDEQAEELPAGVERRTFDGRERLSTRGEPVYGEPVDSDGWRAWDAGRSKLGAMLELDMDTGLVGGETVLYLGAASGTTVSHVADFAGPTYAVEFAPRPVRDLVGVAEDRDNLFPLLKDARDPESYAHVVESGIDCLVMDVATRGQATVAVRNRQFLADDGRLLMAVKARSEDVTADPDDVFDDVLDELESAYEILETGRLDRFHADHLGIVARPE
- a CDS encoding NOP5/NOP56 family protein — its product is MTDAWFAGANPDNPESGAQRIREGRTDSPEEWPAEAVEDGFAADETDYYAKLRSATLAAARDAVAERERADDVQLAHAVRAMDDAERTANELAERVVEWAGTLYENVPRGLDGVRDIAERDPSTAAEERVVSYATRAVDLLDERDQLRTFIEERAPTTAPNLAEMAGPVLAARLISLAGGLDSLAKAPSGTVQVLGAEDALFAHLKGRATSPKHGVIFTHEYVHGTRPQDRGSAARAFAGKLSIAARIDHYSGDYRPEIHDELAERMATIRARDEEDDQ
- a CDS encoding rubrerythrin-like domain-containing protein, producing MERASYVCRECQTTVSAASYRATCPQCSGELRPASVTGHRQAGD
- a CDS encoding DUF6517 family protein, which translates into the protein MTSRRTVATLALAALIVMSGCIGFLTGEESLTFESEPAATDSTVASNTGYSTNGTQTFQVNRTLSVAGAERQVAASNHMTTYEKSIDLGFFGEAKLGMFSVISTPAVEVAGKARNPIGDYSNDQLVGLVDSQYQGLKDVEQVSSRDVQMLGEQANVTKYSATAKFGGQDVDVYVHVTKVRHNEDFIVAIGMYPQQLDGEEKNILELIRAVEHPSEA